A stretch of the Oenococcus sp. UCMA 16435 genome encodes the following:
- a CDS encoding DnaJ domain-containing protein, translated as MDNEEYYKILGVAKDASQDEIKHAYRKMSKKYHPDLNHQPGAEDKYKQVQEAYDTLGDSQKRAAYDKYGKAGANANNGQGGFGGGFQQSGFNFNGQDFGDFSDIFSQMFGGSFNPNGPRKGRDLQYRINLTFEEAVFGKETEIKYVRQETGGNSKEHSVKVTIPAGVETGQQMRLAGQGEAGTHGGPYGDLYVEFVVGNSKDGFKRQGANIYLEEPISFVQAALGDKINVKTVHGDVELTIPAGTQTDTEFRLRGKGAPYVNSSRVGDEYVKVVVQVPKRLNEKERKALKTYADLRGENVTPQKRKGLFG; from the coding sequence ATGGATAATGAAGAATATTACAAAATTCTTGGTGTGGCTAAAGACGCCAGTCAGGATGAAATAAAACATGCTTATCGGAAGATGTCAAAGAAATATCATCCGGATCTCAATCATCAACCGGGAGCTGAAGATAAGTACAAGCAAGTCCAAGAGGCCTATGATACTTTAGGTGATTCGCAAAAACGAGCAGCTTATGACAAGTATGGTAAAGCTGGTGCGAACGCTAACAACGGTCAAGGTGGTTTTGGTGGTGGTTTCCAACAGAGTGGATTTAATTTTAATGGTCAGGATTTTGGTGATTTTAGTGATATTTTCAGCCAGATGTTTGGTGGCTCCTTTAATCCGAACGGACCAAGAAAAGGCCGTGATCTGCAATATCGGATCAATTTAACTTTTGAAGAAGCTGTTTTTGGAAAAGAAACTGAGATTAAATATGTCCGCCAGGAAACCGGTGGAAATTCTAAAGAGCATAGCGTAAAAGTTACGATTCCAGCTGGAGTTGAAACCGGTCAACAGATGCGTTTGGCTGGACAAGGAGAAGCCGGAACACATGGTGGACCTTACGGAGATTTGTATGTAGAATTCGTTGTTGGCAATTCTAAAGATGGTTTTAAACGCCAAGGAGCAAACATTTATCTTGAGGAACCAATTAGCTTTGTTCAGGCAGCTCTTGGCGATAAAATTAATGTTAAAACTGTTCATGGCGATGTTGAATTGACAATCCCGGCCGGAACCCAGACGGATACAGAATTTAGACTACGGGGCAAGGGCGCTCCATACGTTAATTCTTCACGGGTTGGTGATGAATATGTCAAAGTTGTTGTTCAAGTACCAAAAAGATTAAACGAAAAGGAAAGAAAAGCATTGAAAACATATGCTGATCTTCGTGGAGAAAATGTTACTCCACAAAAAAGAAAGGGACTGTTTGGCTAG
- a CDS encoding MarR family transcriptional regulator, which produces MSEVTNELMKTIGGLAKNPNFYLMVGPRHQGQRSHHRGQARLMHLLDKYDGLSVGEIAEILDVRPSSVTGLVDKLEENKLVERTADEVDKRITLIKLTKKGHAFLQNKKDEADDLSEEIFAGLSEEEKDTLLRLLKTVSKNLNDVDFGDYISKMVNDSIGRHFRFDDGDIHINI; this is translated from the coding sequence ATGTCGGAAGTAACAAATGAATTAATGAAGACAATTGGTGGTCTGGCAAAGAATCCCAACTTCTATTTGATGGTCGGCCCCCGCCACCAAGGACAACGAAGCCATCACCGAGGCCAAGCCCGCTTAATGCATTTATTAGATAAATATGATGGCCTATCAGTTGGCGAAATTGCCGAAATTCTCGATGTTCGACCAAGTTCCGTCACTGGTCTCGTAGACAAGTTGGAAGAAAACAAACTGGTTGAAAGAACCGCAGACGAAGTTGATAAAAGAATCACCTTGATCAAATTAACAAAAAAGGGTCATGCTTTCCTGCAAAATAAAAAAGACGAAGCCGATGATCTAAGCGAAGAAATTTTTGCTGGATTATCAGAAGAAGAAAAAGATACACTGCTAAGACTGTTGAAAACAGTTTCTAAAAATCTTAACGATGTCGATTTTGGCGACTATATCAGCAAAATGGTTAATGATTCAATTGGTCGTCACTTCAGATTCGACGATGGAGATATTCATATAAATATTTAA
- a CDS encoding nucleoside deaminase, which yields MKLAVEQADENIVLKEGGPFGAVIVRDQEIICAAHNRVLVDLDPTAHAEIIAIRKACKVLATRDLSNCTLYTSCYPCPMCLSAVIWSNIKEVRYGNSPKEADKIGFRDNFIYKFIQEGSKDQHVLKIKQIDHDQSIQTFKNYVEDSTHEIY from the coding sequence ATGAAACTTGCGGTCGAACAAGCCGATGAAAATATTGTTTTAAAAGAAGGCGGTCCTTTTGGGGCTGTTATTGTTCGCGATCAGGAAATTATTTGCGCGGCTCACAATAGGGTTTTAGTTGATCTTGATCCAACCGCTCATGCGGAAATCATTGCAATTAGAAAGGCTTGCAAAGTTTTAGCTACTCGTGACTTGTCAAACTGTACCTTGTATACGAGCTGTTATCCTTGCCCGATGTGTCTATCAGCGGTTATTTGGTCTAACATTAAAGAAGTTCGTTATGGTAATAGTCCAAAAGAAGCCGATAAAATTGGTTTTCGAGATAATTTTATTTATAAATTTATTCAAGAGGGTTCTAAAGATCAGCACGTTTTAAAGATTAAACAAATCGATCACGATCAAAGCATTCAAACTTTTAAAAATTACGTGGAGGATTCCACGCATGAAATTTATTAA
- the dnaK gene encoding molecular chaperone DnaK, with translation MSKIIGIDLGTTNSAVAVMEGSQPKIITNPDGGRTTPSVVAFKNGEIQVGDVAKRQAIVNPETISSIKRHMGESSYRVKANGKEYRPEEISAMILQYIKKYAEDYLGEAVKDAVITVPAYFNDAQRQATKDAGKIAGLNVQRIINEPTAAALAFGLDKLDKDQKILVYDLGGGTFDVSILELGDGVFEVLSTNGDTHLGGDDFDQKVIDWLVEDFKKENGVDLSADSLALQRLKDEAEKAKKTLSSANEAQILLPFIHQNLNIDKTLTRAQFNQLTADLVDRAKGPVQNAMKDAGLSFSDINEVILNGGSTRIPAVQDSVKELTGKEPNHSINPDEAVALGAAIQGAVITGDVKDVVLLDVTPLSLGIETMGGVMTKLIDRNTTIPTSKSQVFSTAADNQPAVDIHVLQGERPMAADNKTLGNFQLTDIPAAPRGVPQIEVSFDIDRNGIVSVSAKDKGTGKSQKITIQNPGSLSKDEINKMVKDAESNEEADKKKKDEVDLHNQVDQLIFSSEKTLSDVGDKLGDSDKKPVQDALDELKKAKDSNNTETLKDKKDALEKAAQALAVKLYQQAGPQSGATGQTGKAGQTGPDSDGKTGDDGKTVDGDFKEVNPDDKK, from the coding sequence GTTAATCCGGAAACAATTTCATCTATCAAGCGTCATATGGGAGAAAGCAGTTACCGTGTTAAGGCAAACGGTAAGGAATATCGCCCTGAAGAAATTTCTGCGATGATCTTGCAATATATTAAAAAGTATGCGGAAGATTATCTTGGTGAGGCAGTTAAAGATGCCGTTATTACGGTACCGGCTTACTTTAATGATGCACAGCGTCAAGCGACTAAGGATGCTGGAAAAATCGCCGGTTTGAATGTTCAACGTATTATTAACGAACCAACTGCCGCTGCTTTAGCTTTTGGCTTGGACAAGTTGGACAAAGATCAAAAAATTCTCGTTTACGATCTTGGAGGGGGAACTTTTGATGTTTCTATCCTGGAATTAGGCGACGGTGTTTTTGAAGTTCTGTCGACTAACGGCGATACTCATCTTGGTGGTGATGATTTCGATCAAAAAGTAATCGATTGGCTTGTTGAAGACTTCAAAAAAGAGAATGGAGTTGATCTTTCAGCCGACTCTTTGGCTCTTCAGCGTTTGAAAGACGAGGCAGAAAAAGCTAAAAAGACCTTATCGTCTGCTAATGAAGCACAGATTTTACTTCCATTTATTCATCAGAATTTGAATATTGACAAGACCCTAACACGTGCGCAATTCAATCAGTTAACTGCCGATTTGGTTGACCGTGCTAAGGGCCCAGTTCAAAATGCGATGAAAGATGCCGGTTTAAGTTTCTCTGATATTAATGAGGTTATCTTGAATGGTGGTTCAACTCGTATTCCGGCCGTTCAAGATTCAGTTAAAGAATTAACCGGTAAGGAACCAAACCATTCAATTAACCCCGATGAGGCTGTTGCTCTTGGTGCCGCAATTCAAGGTGCTGTTATTACTGGTGATGTCAAGGATGTCGTTTTGCTTGATGTTACTCCTCTGTCATTAGGTATTGAGACAATGGGTGGTGTAATGACCAAGTTAATTGACCGCAATACAACCATTCCAACTTCTAAGTCGCAGGTTTTCTCAACTGCTGCTGATAACCAACCGGCTGTTGATATTCACGTTTTACAAGGTGAACGTCCGATGGCGGCTGACAACAAGACACTTGGTAATTTTCAATTGACGGATATTCCTGCAGCGCCACGTGGTGTACCACAAATTGAAGTTAGCTTCGATATTGATCGTAATGGAATTGTTTCAGTTTCTGCTAAGGATAAAGGAACTGGTAAGAGCCAAAAAATTACGATTCAAAATCCTGGTAGTCTTTCCAAAGACGAAATCAATAAGATGGTTAAAGATGCCGAATCCAACGAAGAAGCTGATAAGAAAAAGAAAGATGAAGTCGACTTGCATAACCAAGTTGATCAATTGATTTTCTCCAGCGAAAAGACTTTGTCAGATGTTGGCGACAAGCTTGGCGATTCTGATAAAAAACCAGTACAAGACGCTTTGGATGAATTGAAAAAAGCTAAGGATTCAAATAATACCGAGACCTTAAAAGATAAGAAAGATGCTCTTGAAAAGGCTGCTCAAGCATTAGCTGTAAAACTTTATCAGCAGGCTGGGCCGCAATCGGGTGCTACCGGACAAACCGGGAAGGCTGGACAAACTGGTCCTGATAGCGACGGTAAGACCGGTGACGATGGTAAAACTGTTGATGGCGATTTTAAAGAAGTCAATCCAGACGATAAAAAGTAA
- a CDS encoding DUF4230 domain-containing protein: MKFIKNIKAVAIAILFLLIAVVAGYFIGKSYGSFFSSSTKRNYGPTVIKRIKSSDKLEILTVTNYKITTISHPDKVFGVTINGLISGSSMKIFAPSKTSIDLNLSSLDTKKSNLNSKGTLKLFFSKPLEYDTKLNLKKLEILSSNEGIVTSIINKFGDQAKVLTKQNSEYQRIEDRINLSVKNDAKVKSRAVKSAEVDLRSLFKINFDKVKHVKIAFE, from the coding sequence ATGAAATTTATTAAAAATATTAAAGCGGTTGCCATTGCAATATTGTTTTTATTAATTGCTGTTGTCGCCGGATATTTTATCGGAAAATCGTATGGATCCTTTTTTTCTTCATCAACAAAGCGCAATTATGGTCCGACAGTTATTAAACGGATTAAAAGCTCGGATAAATTAGAGATTTTAACTGTTACGAATTATAAAATTACAACAATTAGTCATCCTGATAAAGTTTTTGGCGTTACTATTAACGGTTTGATTTCAGGTTCTTCAATGAAAATTTTTGCTCCGAGCAAGACTAGTATCGACCTGAATTTAAGTTCGCTGGACACAAAAAAATCCAATCTAAACAGCAAAGGCACTTTAAAACTATTTTTTTCAAAGCCTTTAGAATATGACACGAAATTAAATTTAAAAAAACTCGAAATTTTAAGTTCTAATGAAGGCATTGTCACTTCGATTATTAATAAATTCGGCGATCAAGCGAAGGTTCTGACGAAACAAAATTCTGAGTATCAACGGATTGAAGATCGGATCAATCTTTCTGTTAAAAATGATGCAAAAGTTAAGTCACGAGCAGTTAAAAGTGCCGAGGTCGACCTCCGCAGTTTATTTAAGATTAATTTTGATAAGGTAAAACATGTCAAGATTGCTTTTGAATAA
- a CDS encoding NAD-dependent succinate-semialdehyde dehydrogenase: protein MAYQTINPYTNETIKTYDFSTQADIEKTLSLGHGLYKKWRNGPVDERAKELHKIADLFRKHEDDLAKAAVNDMGKLIGEAKGEVELCALIADYYAEHGAELLQPTPIRTRATGVAQIEKHATGVILAVEPWNFPYYQAMRVFAPNFIVGNPMVLKGPSNTPGSSDAFGKIVAEAGAPAGSFTNLFISYDQVGTIVADPRVQGIALTGSERGGKAVARAAGENLKKNTMELGGMDAFVVLDDADIDQVADIAWRARLYNAGQVCTSSKRFIVADNLYDKFLVTLKEHFAAVKPGDPMDPATTLAPMNSKRAKGKLQDQIDRAIKAGAKVYYGNEKIDLPGQFLQPTILTDISKDNPAYSEEMFGPVAQVYKVSSEQEAIDLANDSDFGLGGILFSGDAKRGARAASKIETGAMFVNNFMTSLPEQSFGGVKKSGYGRELSQLGLMAFVNEELVVTAQKPDLSHPAGGLIAL, encoded by the coding sequence ATGGCGTACCAAACAATTAATCCATATACGAATGAAACGATCAAAACATATGACTTTTCAACTCAAGCTGATATTGAAAAAACTTTGTCATTAGGGCATGGGCTTTATAAAAAATGGCGTAACGGACCAGTTGACGAACGTGCAAAAGAATTACACAAAATCGCTGATTTGTTTAGAAAACACGAAGATGACTTGGCTAAAGCAGCCGTTAATGATATGGGCAAGTTAATCGGTGAAGCCAAAGGAGAGGTTGAACTTTGTGCACTGATTGCTGATTATTATGCAGAGCATGGTGCTGAGTTGCTACAGCCAACACCAATTAGGACACGTGCGACAGGCGTAGCACAAATTGAGAAGCATGCAACGGGTGTTATTCTTGCTGTTGAACCGTGGAACTTTCCATATTATCAAGCGATGCGTGTTTTTGCACCGAACTTTATCGTTGGCAATCCGATGGTATTGAAGGGACCATCGAATACGCCTGGGTCTTCAGACGCCTTTGGCAAAATCGTTGCCGAGGCTGGAGCGCCAGCAGGCAGTTTCACAAATCTATTTATTAGTTATGACCAAGTCGGAACTATTGTTGCTGATCCACGTGTGCAGGGTATTGCCTTAACCGGATCTGAGCGTGGTGGCAAAGCCGTTGCTAGGGCAGCTGGCGAGAACCTTAAGAAAAACACAATGGAATTAGGTGGCATGGATGCTTTTGTTGTCTTAGACGATGCCGACATTGATCAGGTTGCCGATATCGCATGGCGGGCACGTTTGTATAATGCTGGTCAGGTCTGCACTTCTTCCAAGCGCTTTATTGTTGCTGATAATCTGTATGACAAATTCTTAGTAACATTGAAGGAACATTTTGCTGCAGTTAAGCCTGGAGACCCAATGGATCCTGCAACTACTTTGGCACCAATGAATTCTAAGCGGGCTAAAGGCAAATTACAGGACCAGATTGATCGTGCTATCAAGGCTGGTGCAAAAGTCTATTACGGTAATGAAAAGATTGATCTGCCAGGTCAGTTCTTACAGCCAACGATTTTGACAGATATCAGTAAAGACAATCCGGCTTATTCTGAAGAAATGTTTGGTCCGGTTGCACAAGTTTATAAAGTTTCTAGTGAACAAGAAGCAATTGATTTGGCTAACGATTCCGACTTTGGTCTAGGCGGTATTCTCTTCTCTGGTGATGCCAAACGTGGTGCACGTGCTGCTTCCAAAATTGAGACAGGTGCTATGTTTGTCAACAACTTCATGACCTCCTTACCAGAACAATCATTTGGTGGCGTGAAGAAATCCGGTTATGGTCGTGAATTGAGTCAACTTGGTCTGATGGCCTTTGTTAACGAGGAACTGGTCGTTACGGCGCAAAAGCCAGATCTCAGTCATCCAGCTGGTGGTTTGATTGCTCTTTAA
- a CDS encoding glycosyltransferase → MNFFVNSNMQKNKSGIEHAELKRAALFRDHQEAFKIVLRDWSQTLHKDIKDSGLVDDEVINMFDYFQGTEKVAEKNVRAKDIDFGVAVDLYEDDPKNNRVLAWQIIKKNDGESQRRLLGRINYFSFAKDYISSTEMFDAFGNLYAVNYYDIRGFISLTQWYTPDNKIGTESWQTLDRRSVLESFNKFDAKGEYKKSGWRLLDKNGSIYTFQTIEELTKHFFDSINFDYSSQEKGNIFILDRTHLGDWALRDLKEPAYTVIHLHNSQAGNAEDEMHSILNNHYEYSLWNANDYDAIISATSKQSTDVAKRFKPQAQLFTIPVGVIPSEHFKEKHVMMADRFTHKIVALARIAPEKRLNDLVKAVGIARKEVPDITLDLYGYRDNSDNFKAYQDIKTAVGEYQLVGAVKVHGYTTNVAKIEKKAQIFAVTSIMEGFNLAMMEALSEGDVGLTYDVNYGPNELVVDGENGYIVPNGNYQALAEKIIFLFKHPDELQKKSDRAYELSKRYSEAKVWQDWEELLNDAQAKWPDKISHYKSPLLFGLAENGGKL, encoded by the coding sequence ATGAATTTTTTTGTTAATTCAAATATGCAGAAGAACAAATCTGGGATTGAGCATGCTGAATTAAAAAGAGCCGCTCTGTTTCGCGATCATCAAGAGGCTTTTAAAATTGTTTTAAGAGACTGGTCGCAGACATTGCATAAGGATATTAAAGATTCAGGATTAGTGGATGACGAAGTGATCAATATGTTTGATTATTTCCAAGGCACGGAAAAAGTAGCGGAAAAAAATGTTCGGGCAAAAGATATTGATTTTGGGGTTGCAGTTGATTTATACGAAGATGATCCCAAAAATAATCGCGTGTTGGCATGGCAGATAATCAAGAAAAATGATGGCGAGAGTCAACGCCGTTTACTTGGCAGAATTAATTATTTTTCTTTTGCCAAGGACTATATTTCCAGTACGGAAATGTTTGATGCTTTTGGTAATTTATATGCGGTAAATTATTACGATATTCGTGGTTTCATTTCTTTGACTCAATGGTATACGCCTGATAATAAAATTGGTACCGAGTCTTGGCAGACATTGGACAGACGTTCTGTACTGGAGTCTTTTAATAAGTTTGATGCCAAAGGAGAATATAAAAAATCCGGTTGGCGCTTATTGGATAAAAATGGCTCAATTTATACTTTTCAGACAATCGAAGAATTGACAAAACATTTTTTTGATTCGATTAATTTTGACTATTCTAGTCAAGAAAAAGGGAATATTTTTATCCTTGACCGTACCCATCTCGGTGATTGGGCCCTGCGCGATTTAAAAGAACCGGCATATACAGTTATCCACCTACATAATTCTCAAGCCGGTAATGCCGAAGATGAAATGCATTCCATTTTGAATAATCACTATGAATATTCGCTTTGGAATGCGAACGATTATGATGCGATTATTAGTGCAACCAGCAAGCAAAGCACCGATGTTGCCAAACGTTTTAAACCGCAAGCACAGCTTTTTACGATTCCGGTTGGCGTAATTCCATCAGAACATTTTAAAGAGAAACATGTGATGATGGCTGATCGTTTTACCCACAAAATTGTTGCGCTGGCAAGAATTGCTCCTGAAAAACGTCTTAATGATTTAGTTAAAGCGGTTGGAATCGCCAGAAAAGAAGTTCCTGATATAACATTGGATCTTTATGGTTATCGAGATAATAGCGATAATTTTAAAGCCTATCAAGACATTAAAACTGCGGTTGGGGAGTATCAACTCGTTGGTGCCGTTAAGGTACACGGTTATACGACTAATGTTGCCAAGATTGAAAAAAAGGCACAAATTTTTGCTGTAACTTCAATTATGGAAGGTTTTAATTTAGCTATGATGGAAGCCTTAAGCGAAGGAGATGTCGGTTTAACCTATGATGTCAATTACGGTCCAAACGAATTAGTTGTCGATGGAGAAAATGGTTATATTGTTCCAAATGGTAATTATCAAGCACTAGCCGAAAAAATTATTTTTCTTTTTAAACATCCGGATGAACTGCAAAAAAAGTCAGATCGAGCATATGAACTTTCTAAACGATATTCTGAAGCAAAAGTTTGGCAGGATTGGGAGGAATTGTTGAATGATGCCCAAGCTAAATGGCCTGACAAGATTTCTCATTATAAATCCCCACTGCTTTTTGGCTTAGCCGAAAATGGAGGAAAATTATGA
- a CDS encoding S9 family peptidase, with product MTGITANDLFKLKSTSQLAYADGKIFFVENSVDEKRNSYQTEIKSVDDRGVIQTWANGKGINSNLVIVQENLYFTAHDEITKKNQLFSINFHGGIPTQLTFEKTDVIDLFASHDGSILFYQTKKSDLENKFKTSEFPKTREINRLINRLDGVGWFDEKAIYRTFKFDVENQAANQIFEKDNPISLLDVSSNNRELLFSEKNQPKNDLDFGEGIYAYDLANKKLTFVTESETAGQFYDAKFSPDITKILLVGNDEHLVNNTKQELYLYTIENKKMTNLTRHANFDIDCHLAADFEQQTSGRVLAWLDNANYFFTAGYHGHSQAFTGSGTQFRIVYNETNQIYDFSLLPNAQIAFSVSAQNKANEIVKLDLKNNGRFELYNPNVKFEAAHEYAHVEHFNFQTEDGWNHDGWYMQAINPKDPRNVPVLLYVHGGPHAAYGESFFHEFQVHASHGYAVVFVNPRGSTTYGQEFETAVIGHYGEKDYSDVLSGLDYALDHFPELDRTRQYIAGGSYGGFMTSWAVGHTNRFKAAITQRSVINWISMWGTSDIGWYFNKSELGLDLYDDQGLVEYWKRSPLAYAKNVKTPLLIQHGEWDMRCPIEQSEQFYTALKQNGNETKFIRYPQSFHGISRDGLPSLRIKRLFDIQEWIDSHQ from the coding sequence ATGACAGGTATTACAGCTAATGATCTATTTAAATTAAAATCTACCTCGCAATTGGCTTATGCTGATGGAAAAATTTTTTTTGTGGAGAATTCCGTCGATGAAAAAAGAAACAGCTATCAGACTGAAATTAAATCAGTTGATGATAGAGGAGTTATACAGACTTGGGCTAATGGCAAAGGAATTAATTCAAATTTGGTAATCGTTCAGGAAAATCTTTATTTTACAGCCCATGATGAAATAACTAAAAAAAATCAATTATTTTCGATAAACTTTCACGGAGGAATTCCAACACAATTAACTTTTGAAAAAACCGATGTAATCGATTTGTTTGCCAGTCACGATGGGTCTATTCTGTTTTATCAAACAAAAAAATCTGATCTCGAAAATAAATTCAAGACCAGCGAATTCCCGAAAACGAGAGAAATTAATCGTTTGATTAATCGCTTAGACGGTGTTGGCTGGTTCGATGAAAAAGCCATTTATCGGACGTTTAAATTTGATGTTGAAAATCAAGCTGCCAACCAGATTTTTGAAAAAGACAACCCGATCAGTCTTTTGGATGTTTCCAGCAACAATCGGGAATTACTTTTTTCGGAAAAAAATCAACCGAAAAATGATTTAGATTTTGGCGAAGGTATTTATGCCTATGATCTAGCAAATAAAAAGTTAACTTTTGTTACTGAATCGGAAACAGCTGGTCAATTTTACGATGCAAAATTTTCACCGGACATTACAAAAATTCTTTTAGTTGGCAATGATGAGCACCTTGTTAACAATACAAAACAAGAATTATACCTTTACACTATCGAAAATAAAAAAATGACAAATCTTACCCGCCATGCCAATTTCGATATTGACTGTCATCTAGCAGCAGATTTTGAGCAACAGACTTCTGGTCGTGTACTCGCCTGGCTTGATAATGCAAACTATTTCTTCACAGCTGGTTATCACGGACATTCGCAGGCTTTTACCGGATCGGGAACACAATTTAGAATTGTCTACAATGAAACGAATCAGATATATGATTTTTCCCTGTTGCCCAACGCGCAAATAGCTTTTTCTGTCTCTGCACAAAACAAAGCCAACGAAATAGTTAAATTAGATCTCAAAAATAACGGCCGTTTCGAACTTTATAATCCAAATGTTAAATTTGAAGCAGCACATGAATATGCCCATGTTGAACATTTTAATTTTCAAACCGAAGACGGTTGGAACCACGATGGCTGGTATATGCAAGCTATTAATCCAAAAGATCCAAGAAACGTCCCGGTTCTTTTGTATGTCCATGGTGGCCCGCATGCAGCTTACGGTGAAAGCTTCTTTCATGAATTTCAAGTTCACGCCAGTCATGGATATGCTGTTGTTTTTGTTAATCCTCGTGGTTCGACAACCTATGGCCAAGAATTTGAAACAGCAGTAATTGGCCACTATGGAGAAAAAGATTACAGTGACGTACTTTCAGGCTTGGACTATGCTCTCGACCACTTTCCAGAACTTGATAGAACACGACAATATATCGCCGGAGGTTCTTATGGCGGTTTTATGACTAGTTGGGCTGTCGGCCATACTAATCGATTCAAAGCTGCAATCACTCAGCGTTCGGTAATTAACTGGATCTCAATGTGGGGTACTTCCGATATTGGCTGGTATTTTAATAAATCAGAATTAGGTCTCGACTTATACGATGACCAAGGCTTGGTGGAATATTGGAAAAGATCACCGCTGGCCTACGCCAAAAATGTTAAAACTCCGCTTTTAATACAGCATGGTGAATGGGATATGCGTTGCCCAATTGAACAATCCGAGCAATTCTACACTGCTCTCAAACAAAATGGCAATGAGACCAAGTTTATCCGTTATCCACAAAGCTTTCATGGAATTTCTCGAGATGGCCTGCCAAGCCTTCGTATTAAAAGATTATTCGATATTCAAGAATGGATTGATTCACACCAATAA
- a CDS encoding accessory Sec system glycosyltransferase Asp1: MIFYFTSENIFSFNSGTEFSQAKRTKLFNLENQSAFYVARNYNPNFHQVAWQMELSDDQVINMYDYFQEATNVTRKKINVRFASFISKRDYHLDSVNPNYSLIKYHGQTSAKVNIAPLTVGLVGNVEYYDSFGNTEAIDYWDWRGFKSSTQYFHPNGQPGAQRFFSPEGKLVMEIVRMNISGKLFPTMYKLFDYKGKDWRFDSENELFIFFMNELISQRPGIIINDRPSMMDVVARISGETKKFQYLHDVHTIDSGNPIKGEIMTSLKPLFTTYSSAYNGIIVATSEQRNDLKKRYPRINIYQAPDTYIDQEQLEKPQKSYSLRVSHKLLYFGRLSEEKHPEQTIRAFSVIKQTVPDATLEFRGYPSSSAFMTSLKKQVVDAGLKESVTFCNYVTGDQRNRVLDQAELVIQTSTGEGFSMSVLEAMSHGLPAVVYDANYGPRSFVRDSFNGYLIENGNFVGLADNVIKIFQNNSLWQKLSFGAYQTARAFDAKNVWSVWQKSGIFD, from the coding sequence ATGATTTTTTATTTCACTTCGGAAAATATTTTTAGTTTTAATTCCGGCACAGAATTTTCCCAAGCAAAAAGAACGAAACTTTTTAATCTGGAAAACCAATCGGCATTTTATGTTGCCCGCAATTACAATCCAAATTTTCATCAGGTTGCTTGGCAGATGGAACTTTCAGATGATCAGGTCATAAATATGTATGACTATTTTCAAGAGGCTACTAATGTTACTAGAAAAAAAATAAACGTACGTTTTGCATCCTTTATTTCTAAACGCGATTATCATCTTGATAGTGTTAATCCAAATTATTCCTTAATTAAATATCATGGCCAAACAAGTGCCAAAGTAAATATTGCACCGCTAACGGTTGGCTTGGTTGGCAATGTTGAATATTACGATTCTTTTGGCAATACGGAAGCAATTGATTATTGGGACTGGCGTGGTTTTAAATCTTCGACACAGTATTTTCACCCGAATGGTCAACCGGGAGCACAGAGATTTTTTAGTCCCGAAGGTAAGCTTGTAATGGAAATTGTCAGGATGAATATTAGCGGAAAGTTATTTCCAACGATGTATAAACTTTTCGATTATAAGGGAAAAGATTGGCGATTCGATTCTGAAAATGAATTATTTATTTTTTTCATGAATGAATTGATTTCTCAAAGACCAGGAATTATCATTAATGACCGACCGAGTATGATGGACGTGGTTGCCAGAATTAGTGGAGAGACCAAAAAATTTCAATATCTGCATGATGTTCATACGATTGACTCCGGAAATCCTATAAAAGGAGAGATTATGACCAGTTTAAAACCGCTCTTTACTACTTATTCATCTGCCTATAACGGCATAATTGTTGCTACAAGCGAACAGCGAAATGATTTGAAAAAACGTTATCCACGGATAAACATTTACCAGGCCCCTGATACTTACATTGATCAAGAGCAACTGGAAAAGCCACAAAAAAGTTATTCTTTGCGCGTTTCTCATAAACTGCTTTATTTTGGTCGCTTGTCCGAGGAAAAACATCCTGAGCAGACGATTAGGGCTTTTAGCGTTATTAAGCAGACTGTGCCTGATGCAACGCTCGAATTTCGCGGTTATCCAAGCTCGTCTGCTTTTATGACTAGTTTAAAAAAACAAGTCGTGGATGCCGGCTTAAAAGAGTCAGTCACTTTTTGTAATTATGTAACCGGAGATCAGCGCAATCGTGTTCTTGACCAAGCCGAGCTTGTTATTCAAACTTCTACTGGAGAAGGTTTTAGTATGTCGGTTCTCGAAGCGATGAGCCATGGCCTTCCAGCGGTTGTCTATGATGCCAATTACGGGCCAAGAAGCTTTGTTCGAGATTCTTTTAATGGCTATCTTATTGAGAATGGTAATTTTGTTGGTTTGGCTGATAACGTTATTAAAATTTTTCAAAATAATTCTCTTTGGCAAAAATTATCTTTCGGTGCTTATCAAACTGCCAGAGCATTTGATGCCAAAAACGTTTGGAGTGTTTGGCAAAAAAGCGGTATTTTTGATTAA